A section of the Bacillus pumilus genome encodes:
- the alr gene encoding alanine racemase translates to MKKLCREVWIEVNLDAIKRNIEAIQAHIPRKSKIMAVVKANAYGHGSVEVARQALESGATELAVASLEEGIVLRRAKIEAPILVLGFTPLDCVKRAAAWRIDLSGLREDWIVEANEILAEEESQRRLGIHVNVDTGMGRLGVRTKEELLGVVEALEKSENLRWDGIFTHFSTADEPDPDFTLLQHSIFIDFLRFLKKQGIKLPTVHMNNTAAAIAFPEFSADMIRLGIGLYGLYPSQYIESLDAVQLEPALSLKARIAFVKEMVTEPRTVSYGATYVAKRDEVIATIPIGYADGYSRALSNRGFMLFRGERMPIAGRVTMDMTMISLGEMKAKQGEEVVIYGRQKGGEISVDEIAEMLNTINYEVIATLSRRVPRFYRRGGKIIKISTPVMYV, encoded by the coding sequence ATGAAAAAGCTATGCAGGGAAGTCTGGATCGAAGTCAATCTTGATGCGATTAAAAGAAATATCGAAGCCATTCAAGCGCATATTCCAAGGAAAAGTAAGATCATGGCTGTCGTGAAGGCGAATGCTTATGGACATGGCTCAGTAGAGGTAGCCCGGCAGGCACTGGAAAGCGGTGCGACGGAGCTCGCAGTTGCTAGCTTGGAGGAAGGCATTGTGCTGCGAAGAGCAAAAATTGAAGCACCGATTTTGGTTCTTGGATTTACCCCGCTCGATTGTGTGAAAAGGGCTGCGGCCTGGAGAATTGATTTATCTGGCCTTCGTGAAGACTGGATTGTTGAAGCAAATGAGATCTTAGCAGAAGAAGAAAGTCAGCGCCGGCTTGGCATACATGTCAATGTCGACACAGGGATGGGGCGACTAGGTGTACGGACGAAGGAAGAGCTGTTAGGAGTGGTGGAAGCCCTTGAAAAGAGTGAAAACCTCAGGTGGGACGGGATTTTTACACATTTCTCTACTGCGGATGAGCCAGACCCTGATTTCACGCTGCTGCAGCATAGTATTTTTATTGATTTTCTTCGTTTTTTGAAAAAACAAGGAATTAAGCTGCCAACCGTACATATGAACAATACAGCGGCTGCCATCGCGTTTCCTGAATTTAGCGCCGATATGATTCGGCTAGGCATCGGGCTATATGGACTGTATCCCTCGCAATACATTGAAAGCTTAGATGCTGTTCAGCTAGAGCCCGCTCTCAGTTTAAAAGCGAGAATTGCGTTCGTGAAGGAGATGGTGACAGAGCCAAGAACTGTCAGCTATGGGGCAACGTATGTAGCAAAGCGGGATGAAGTCATTGCCACCATACCGATCGGTTACGCAGATGGGTACTCACGTGCTTTATCCAATCGGGGATTTATGCTTTTCCGAGGAGAACGAATGCCGATTGCTGGCCGAGTCACAATGGATATGACGATGATCAGTTTAGGAGAAATGAAAGCAAAGCAAGGCGAGGAGGTCGTTATATATGGTCGTCAAAAGGGCGGAGAAATTTCTGTTGATGAAATCGCCGAAATGCTGAATACAATCAACTACGAAGTCATCGCCACCCTAAGCCGCCGCGTCCCAAGATTTTATCGTCG
- a CDS encoding GyrI-like domain-containing protein, with product MNYKIEIVSNMKIVYMRNKGPYGSKENVEMMKRFKQWINQHQLNDELKEYGIYGVPQDDPGKIPPEKCRYDLMLMTNRDFSKDQMAQTGHVEGGKYAVFTVTHTTEKVNLFWSQLPQMIQNNQLNMRPASIMERYREEEGMCEFLLPIF from the coding sequence ATGAATTACAAAATTGAAATCGTAAGCAACATGAAGATCGTGTATATGAGGAATAAAGGACCATATGGTAGCAAAGAAAATGTAGAGATGATGAAGAGATTTAAACAATGGATCAATCAACATCAATTAAATGATGAATTAAAGGAATATGGTATATATGGTGTTCCTCAAGATGATCCTGGAAAAATTCCACCAGAAAAATGCAGATACGACCTTATGTTGATGACAAATAGAGATTTCTCAAAAGATCAAATGGCGCAGACTGGACATGTTGAAGGGGGAAAGTATGCTGTGTTTACAGTGACACATACAACCGAAAAAGTGAATTTGTTTTGGAGCCAATTGCCTCAAATGATCCAAAACAATCAATTGAACATGCGTCCGGCATCTATTATGGAGAGGTATAGAGAAGAAGAAGGCATGTGTGAGTTCTTACTACCTATTTTTTAA
- a CDS encoding Rap family tetratricopeptide repeat protein, whose protein sequence is MEKVLSSHVGLKINEWYYHIQRFNVPDAEAYKEEIKSMLDHMEENQDLLLYFSLMEFRHKLMLDYLNPLENGKERANFRELAMKIKREQEKLTGLLEYYFNFFYGMYEFENYEYLNAITFYKRAEKKLSLVSDDIERAEFNYKMAEIYYHMKQTHMSMHHIAQAIECYREKDTYTVREIQCSFVIGLNYIDMGCPEKAIPHFQHALEKAADNSTKRLKGSALYNLGLSYFHNKELAQAITHFNDSIRAFKEQGYEHLNRILDPLIMLSKAYFKKKEQDLGTYALNNGIELSEKLKDHVLLLIFKFLRSLYIDNNFEQLEKIMELLEVKSMYPDLEDLAKDAAKYYNEMGDKDNAMHFYEKILYFQTQVKRGDCQYEI, encoded by the coding sequence ATGGAGAAAGTGCTTTCTTCTCACGTCGGCTTGAAAATCAATGAATGGTATTATCATATTCAACGATTTAACGTACCGGACGCCGAAGCATATAAAGAGGAAATCAAATCAATGCTTGATCATATGGAAGAAAATCAAGATTTATTATTGTATTTCTCACTCATGGAATTCAGACATAAATTAATGCTTGATTACTTGAATCCTTTAGAAAATGGGAAAGAGCGGGCGAACTTTAGGGAACTCGCAATGAAGATCAAAAGGGAACAAGAGAAATTAACAGGATTGCTCGAGTATTATTTCAATTTTTTCTACGGCATGTACGAATTTGAAAACTATGAATACCTAAATGCGATTACTTTTTATAAGCGGGCAGAAAAAAAGCTGTCTCTTGTCAGCGATGATATTGAACGTGCCGAGTTTAATTACAAGATGGCAGAAATCTATTACCACATGAAACAAACCCACATGTCGATGCACCATATCGCACAGGCGATAGAATGTTACCGAGAAAAAGATACATACACAGTGAGAGAAATTCAATGTTCTTTTGTGATTGGATTAAACTATATTGATATGGGCTGCCCCGAAAAAGCGATACCCCATTTTCAACACGCACTAGAAAAAGCCGCCGATAACTCAACAAAACGATTAAAAGGATCAGCACTTTATAATTTAGGGTTGAGTTATTTTCATAACAAAGAATTAGCACAAGCGATTACTCACTTTAATGATTCAATTCGAGCATTTAAAGAGCAGGGATACGAGCATTTAAATAGAATCTTAGATCCGCTCATTATGTTGTCAAAAGCCTACTTCAAAAAGAAAGAACAGGATTTAGGTACATACGCTTTAAATAACGGCATAGAACTATCTGAAAAGCTGAAAGATCATGTTCTTTTATTGATATTCAAGTTTTTAAGATCCCTATACATTGACAACAATTTTGAGCAGTTGGAAAAAATAATGGAATTGTTAGAAGTAAAGTCAATGTATCCTGACCTTGAAGATTTAGCAAAAGATGCTGCAAAATATTATAATGAAATGGGAGATAAAGACAATGCGATGCATTTCTATGAAAAGATTCTTTATTTCCAAACTCAAGTAAAGCGGGGGGACTGTCAGTATGAAATTTAA
- a CDS encoding GNAT family N-acetyltransferase yields the protein MLIREAKTVDYPQLREIYLASRRQSFHWVKAEDMDLHDFDQDTQEEQIFLAEENNKILGFISLYVPDRFIHLLFVHPEAAGQGAGDLLLKQAIKVLGTPVTLKCVSDNRNALSFYQKRGWKAVVEEGEPGAKYWVLIYE from the coding sequence TTGCTCATTCGAGAAGCAAAAACGGTTGACTATCCACAATTAAGAGAAATTTATTTAGCGTCTCGTCGTCAAAGCTTTCATTGGGTGAAGGCAGAAGATATGGATTTACATGACTTTGATCAGGATACGCAGGAAGAGCAAATTTTCTTAGCTGAGGAAAACAACAAAATCCTCGGATTCATCTCGCTCTATGTACCAGATCGTTTTATTCATCTTTTGTTTGTACATCCAGAAGCTGCTGGTCAAGGGGCTGGCGATCTGCTACTCAAACAAGCTATAAAAGTTTTGGGAACACCGGTCACCCTCAAATGTGTCTCTGACAATCGCAATGCTTTGTCTTTTTATCAAAAAAGAGGCTGGAAGGCTGTTGTAGAAGAAGGAGAACCTGGGGCAAAATACTGGGTGCTTATTTATGAATAG
- a CDS encoding CynX/NimT family MFS transporter codes for MKKIFYLTALFLAALNLRPIITSVASMMSMIQSELGVNALTASLLTTLPVLCMGVFAPVATTLSRRFGLERTLFFSILLITIATALRGTSQSVAILLTTAFAGGVGISFAGPLLSSFIKKYFPRNPGIVSVYSISMTIGAALASGFTIPIYLRSHHLPFALSCWAILGVIALILWVGIARKNEQSDLVTMPLKLPLRNKKAIQFTLFFGFMSSMFYSLTAWISPIALSFGNSPQYAAMLLTIFTLIQIPVALLVPAVVTRLGKPKLFLILCSLSELIGLILLLLPMPILPAVIFLGMGAGGLFPLALMLPIIETDTPEEAGTWSAMSQMGGYIMGGFGPFIIGLVFDLSGHFYASIVAMLVIVMLMISVQLSMKLGRKEEEVSS; via the coding sequence ATGAAAAAAATATTTTACTTAACCGCTTTATTTTTAGCTGCATTAAACTTGCGCCCAATCATTACGTCCGTGGCTTCTATGATGAGTATGATCCAATCAGAGCTTGGTGTGAACGCACTGACAGCAAGTCTTTTAACCACTTTGCCTGTGCTTTGTATGGGGGTATTTGCTCCCGTTGCGACGACACTCAGCCGGCGATTTGGTCTAGAGAGAACGCTTTTTTTCTCGATTCTTCTCATCACGATCGCCACAGCGCTTCGGGGTACAAGCCAATCGGTCGCTATCCTGCTCACGACTGCATTTGCAGGAGGGGTAGGGATTAGCTTCGCTGGCCCATTATTGTCTAGTTTTATTAAAAAGTATTTCCCGAGAAATCCTGGTATCGTCAGTGTTTATTCGATTTCGATGACAATAGGTGCAGCACTTGCTTCCGGTTTTACCATTCCAATTTATCTACGCAGTCACCATCTTCCGTTTGCATTGTCCTGCTGGGCTATTCTAGGGGTGATCGCGCTTATTCTCTGGGTAGGTATTGCTCGCAAAAATGAGCAGAGTGACCTTGTTACCATGCCACTAAAATTGCCACTGCGAAACAAAAAGGCGATACAATTCACCTTGTTTTTTGGCTTTATGTCTAGCATGTTTTATTCTTTGACGGCATGGATTTCACCGATTGCTCTTAGTTTCGGAAACAGTCCGCAATATGCTGCTATGCTGCTGACCATATTTACACTCATTCAGATTCCGGTGGCACTTCTCGTTCCAGCGGTCGTTACTCGATTAGGAAAACCGAAATTATTTCTCATCTTATGCAGTCTGTCTGAGCTGATTGGTCTTATCTTACTTCTTCTGCCGATGCCGATCTTGCCAGCTGTCATTTTCCTAGGTATGGGTGCCGGAGGGTTATTTCCTTTAGCGCTTATGCTACCGATTATAGAGACAGATACTCCAGAGGAAGCCGGAACTTGGTCTGCCATGTCGCAGATGGGAGGGTATATCATGGGAGGATTCGGTCCGTTTATCATTGGTTTAGTTTTCGATCTAAGCGGACATTTTTATGCTTCTATTGTGGCAATGCTTGTCATCGTCATGCTGATGATTAGCGTTCAGTTATCCATGAAACTAGGTAGAAAAGAGGAAGAAGTATCGAGTTGA
- a CDS encoding LysR family transcriptional regulator, whose protein sequence is MDTRHITYFMAVFDHLHFTKAAEQLGISQPTLSQQIRLLEAEVGMPLFDRIGKKVVATEAGSLLYQYGMKMLQAERDAKNAMKELLSEKRGNVRLAVLPSDLDFQLVPLFVEFKTLYPETNLKAYSTIFVREEVLSHKVDLGIGLRGPTDKRLIQIPLGSEPYELFAHSESELAQKSEVTLEELTQHALVMYPKGYLGRDLVEDVCKEQGVELDTVMEVGSASSLLQLVEAGIGATIQPRGLLQQQATWPNIVSIPIADPAPVRHLELTYYADRFVSKAQQQLSEWLIDFFKSKTNEK, encoded by the coding sequence ATGGATACTCGGCATATTACATATTTCATGGCTGTATTCGATCATTTACATTTCACAAAAGCTGCTGAGCAATTAGGAATATCACAGCCTACATTAAGCCAGCAGATTCGGCTGCTTGAAGCAGAAGTTGGGATGCCGCTCTTTGACCGAATCGGCAAAAAAGTCGTCGCTACCGAAGCGGGTTCTCTGCTATATCAATATGGGATGAAAATGCTTCAAGCTGAAAGAGATGCAAAAAATGCGATGAAAGAACTATTATCTGAAAAACGGGGAAACGTTCGACTTGCAGTCCTCCCCTCCGATCTTGACTTTCAGCTTGTTCCGCTTTTTGTAGAATTTAAAACACTTTATCCTGAAACCAACCTGAAAGCATATTCAACGATCTTCGTTCGTGAAGAAGTCTTGTCGCATAAGGTAGATCTCGGCATCGGGCTACGAGGGCCTACTGATAAGCGTCTCATTCAAATTCCACTTGGAAGTGAGCCCTACGAATTATTTGCTCATTCAGAAAGTGAATTAGCCCAAAAAAGTGAAGTGACATTGGAAGAGCTGACGCAGCATGCTTTGGTCATGTATCCGAAGGGATATCTAGGAAGAGATTTAGTAGAAGACGTATGTAAAGAACAGGGTGTTGAACTGGACACTGTTATGGAAGTTGGGTCCGCATCTTCATTATTGCAGCTGGTTGAAGCCGGCATCGGTGCAACCATTCAGCCGCGAGGATTGCTGCAACAACAGGCGACGTGGCCAAATATTGTGTCGATTCCTATTGCTGATCCGGCACCTGTTCGTCACTTGGAATTAACTTATTATGCAGATCGATTTGTTAGCAAAGCACAGCAGCAGCTATCTGAATGGCTAATAGACTTTTTTAAATCAAAAACAAATGAAAAATGA
- a CDS encoding GNAT family N-acetyltransferase, with product MKNANSVFIRTNRIVIRQFELQDIEAFYQYRANPSIAIYQSWENYTYEQAESFVQQQMTQTPDQPGTWFQYAIALSESNQLIGDCVIHTLDSEPRIVEIGFTLAPEFQGKGYIHEALSSLIEYIFTTLNKHKIIAFTDVRNEKSIRVLERLDMRREGHLLQNYMSKGHWVDEYQYAILQSEWAAKRH from the coding sequence ATGAAGAATGCAAACAGCGTATTTATAAGAACAAACCGGATAGTGATTCGCCAATTTGAACTACAAGATATTGAAGCATTTTATCAGTATCGAGCAAACCCCTCTATTGCAATATATCAATCTTGGGAAAACTATACGTACGAACAAGCTGAATCATTTGTTCAGCAACAAATGACGCAAACACCTGATCAACCAGGGACATGGTTTCAATACGCCATTGCCTTATCTGAATCCAATCAGCTGATAGGAGATTGCGTTATTCATACACTTGACAGTGAGCCTAGAATTGTTGAAATCGGATTTACACTCGCACCTGAATTTCAAGGAAAGGGCTATATTCACGAAGCCTTGAGTTCATTGATCGAATATATTTTCACTACACTGAACAAGCATAAAATCATTGCTTTTACTGATGTGCGCAATGAAAAATCTATTCGAGTGCTGGAACGTTTAGACATGAGACGCGAAGGACATTTGCTTCAAAATTATATGTCGAAGGGACATTGGGTCGACGAATATCAATATGCAATTCTTCAATCAGAGTGGGCCGCTAAGCGCCATTAA
- a CDS encoding aspartate/glutamate racemase family protein, which yields MSTTIGIMGGMGPLATIDLMKKIISHTPAIKDQDHLHVIADNYPQIPDRTNAIFGKGEDPTEYMIASAKRLERAGADFILIACNTAHFFLENVQQSTHIPIMNMPLETAKHLNKHHYTSVGLLCTDGTLKTKLYQKACAHHKIDVMTPSEELQKNVMNGIYAVKAGKFSKGESELALASEILINQGAEAIIAGCTEIPLVLRSTKAVKVIDPTVILAKEAVKLVYELEKLNI from the coding sequence ATGTCTACAACGATTGGAATCATGGGCGGAATGGGCCCTTTAGCAACGATTGATCTGATGAAAAAAATCATTTCTCATACTCCAGCGATAAAAGATCAGGATCATCTTCATGTGATTGCAGATAATTATCCGCAAATCCCTGATAGAACCAATGCCATATTTGGGAAAGGCGAAGATCCTACAGAATATATGATTGCATCAGCTAAAAGATTAGAACGCGCAGGAGCGGACTTTATTCTGATTGCATGCAATACCGCTCACTTCTTTTTAGAAAACGTACAACAATCCACTCATATCCCTATTATGAATATGCCATTAGAAACCGCAAAGCACCTGAACAAACATCACTATACATCTGTGGGCTTACTATGTACTGATGGCACATTAAAAACCAAGCTCTACCAAAAGGCTTGTGCTCATCACAAGATTGACGTCATGACCCCAAGTGAAGAGCTTCAGAAAAATGTCATGAATGGGATATATGCAGTGAAAGCTGGGAAATTCAGTAAAGGCGAAAGTGAACTGGCATTAGCTTCAGAAATTTTAATCAATCAAGGAGCCGAAGCCATCATTGCCGGCTGTACAGAAATCCCTTTAGTTCTAAGATCAACCAAAGCTGTGAAAGTGATTGACCCAACTGTCATTTTGGCGAAAGAAGCTGTAAAATTAGTGTATGAGCTTGAAAAGCTAAACATTTAA
- a CDS encoding LysR family transcriptional regulator, which translates to MNIENIEAFIYVCQLGSINKAAEALYLTQPSVSARIQSLEKELDLKLFDRQRNKLSLTEKGEQFYPHAKKILHSYQEAKHSLKQTMIPYELTIGCASSISNNLLPNILPALKEKYENLKVKIVTGHSKDVVQKVINNQVDFGIVRTETHPQIESIPIFSDPIGLFVPTYHPLASLDNINMKELEEQPFIFFDYGSFDWLMLHRLFQKNNITPNISIEVDHMETAKNLVLQGMGLSFLPHHCVRNEVEQGTLKQISIDPSIHFNINIEFIYKKGKSKSVFIDQLKQFFHELN; encoded by the coding sequence ATGAATATTGAGAATATAGAAGCGTTTATTTATGTATGCCAGCTAGGCAGTATCAATAAAGCTGCAGAAGCACTGTATTTAACTCAGCCTTCTGTTTCGGCACGTATTCAATCGTTAGAAAAGGAATTAGACCTGAAATTATTTGATAGACAGAGAAATAAACTATCTCTGACCGAAAAAGGTGAACAGTTTTACCCGCATGCCAAAAAGATTCTCCATTCTTATCAAGAAGCAAAGCATAGTCTCAAACAAACGATGATCCCTTATGAATTGACAATTGGATGCGCATCCTCTATATCCAATAATCTTTTGCCCAACATATTGCCCGCCCTAAAAGAAAAATACGAAAACCTGAAAGTGAAAATTGTCACAGGGCATTCAAAGGATGTTGTCCAAAAAGTGATTAACAACCAAGTAGACTTTGGCATTGTCAGGACTGAAACACATCCTCAAATTGAATCGATTCCTATTTTCAGCGATCCGATTGGGCTGTTCGTCCCAACTTATCATCCGCTTGCCAGCCTTGACAATATCAATATGAAAGAACTAGAAGAACAGCCTTTTATTTTCTTTGACTACGGGTCATTTGATTGGTTGATGCTTCACCGATTATTTCAAAAAAACAACATCACACCGAACATTTCCATTGAGGTTGATCATATGGAAACCGCAAAAAATTTAGTGCTACAAGGAATGGGGCTATCGTTTCTACCTCATCATTGTGTTAGAAATGAAGTAGAACAAGGAACATTAAAACAAATTTCAATCGATCCATCCATCCATTTCAATATCAATATCGAGTTCATTTATAAAAAAGGAAAATCAAAATCCGTTTTCATTGATCAACTCAAACAGTTTTTTCATGAATTAAATTAA
- a CDS encoding SMI1/KNR4 family protein, whose translation MKSFWEKEEESPFTLKKIEEEQIREAEETLGVTLPDTYKKLILEWNGGFTVRNAFPTERPNSWAEDHIQFDHLRGIAKDDGIMNSAPLSDELELPEGLIIISGEEDTWIAMDYRETKEHPPIHYFDLEMEVDFKLADSFDDFIEKLYTAEDAMVEVVETEEEDSDLYVSKEELEHIFERQDLRQQNLFKMAHYPMEETEEIEWFFNRMKQSIQQIKDQHVLYEAATTVHSILLLNPDMPRNDRINQVLKEIGEFLENSGEPNTAFFGEDIHPGKK comes from the coding sequence TTGAAATCATTCTGGGAGAAAGAAGAAGAGAGTCCTTTTACGTTAAAAAAGATAGAAGAGGAACAAATTCGTGAAGCAGAGGAAACACTTGGTGTCACTTTACCTGATACATACAAAAAACTCATTTTAGAATGGAATGGTGGTTTTACAGTTCGTAATGCTTTTCCAACCGAACGGCCGAATTCATGGGCAGAGGATCATATTCAATTCGACCATCTAAGAGGAATCGCCAAAGATGATGGAATTATGAATAGCGCTCCGTTAAGTGATGAATTGGAGCTGCCCGAGGGACTTATTATCATCAGCGGAGAAGAAGATACATGGATCGCAATGGATTATCGAGAAACGAAAGAACATCCTCCTATTCACTATTTTGATTTAGAGATGGAAGTAGATTTTAAGCTGGCAGATAGTTTCGATGATTTTATTGAGAAGTTATATACAGCTGAAGATGCGATGGTTGAAGTAGTAGAGACTGAGGAGGAAGATTCTGATTTATATGTCAGTAAAGAAGAGCTTGAACACATTTTTGAGAGGCAGGATCTTCGTCAGCAGAATCTCTTCAAAATGGCACATTATCCGATGGAAGAAACAGAAGAGATCGAATGGTTTTTCAATCGTATGAAACAAAGCATTCAACAGATAAAAGATCAACATGTTTTGTATGAAGCGGCTACTACTGTTCACTCCATCCTTTTATTAAATCCAGATATGCCAAGGAATGATCGTATCAATCAAGTGCTGAAAGAAATAGGGGAGTTTCTAGAAAATAGTGGTGAACCTAATACCGCTTTTTTTGGAGAAGACATTCATCCAGGTAAAAAATGA
- a CDS encoding contact-dependent growth inhibition system immunity protein: protein MNESYSYLEELEDFLGGTFHQDIDSPEEAIDEFIHEASKECLLSTIKDCQDFLNSTLTIQEKENFIENNAEIYFPAISLNPLQWFNKIIEEMKEAVKIK from the coding sequence ATGAATGAGAGTTACAGTTATTTAGAAGAGTTAGAAGATTTTTTAGGTGGCACATTTCATCAGGATATCGATTCACCAGAAGAAGCGATTGATGAGTTTATTCATGAAGCTAGCAAAGAATGTCTGCTGTCTACTATAAAGGATTGTCAGGATTTTTTGAATAGTACTTTAACAATACAGGAAAAAGAAAACTTTATCGAAAATAATGCAGAAATCTACTTTCCGGCGATCTCATTAAACCCTTTACAGTGGTTTAATAAAATAATAGAGGAAATGAAAGAAGCAGTGAAGATAAAGTAA
- a CDS encoding T7SS effector LXG polymorphic toxin, translating into MLDAKALTSAMDTRAKHYQELREQMVDLKKALQGVANLGDDFTGKGADNIKSFYKELAGNVDMFINFIDKQKAFHEGVSGTLDDTSFGGDTFIEEHFLDNAVHMGIKNAKSIVKDQKKTLKTIFQDIDDLISLEVFDSQTFDEKIEDAEDERKKTVKELRELDQNLKDEYALSETEQQATMALYAEMMNATNDGKAISPMNFDKKAYQNSEIYKAKSDIEKQTSEYLKIKKEQEEAREIAKEQEALANRPWYEKALDYGGNIVNELTGVNDAKRAATGVDPITGEELTAGQRVAAGGMAAAGYIPIVGWAGRIFKGGKAVYKTTQATSAAVKAVDIYKTSQKSFDALKTSQKGLYGLTATNGFSEAITGRDMFGNKISKEQQEASMNAALGMLLPFGAKGFHGKMGVKPQSPEGFNRKRALRYAKDLGGIPRSQQPTRQWQVGDNVFKKGQEHSNYEYSSNQTHHGRYYEFDTPKGKRVIVQHTNDGKLHTHAGKPKEGANPFNYDFKKERYSNIYGPNGDHHIYYNE; encoded by the coding sequence ATACTTGATGCAAAAGCACTAACAAGTGCCATGGACACAAGGGCAAAACACTATCAGGAACTCCGCGAACAAATGGTAGATTTAAAAAAGGCATTACAAGGTGTTGCCAACCTCGGTGACGACTTCACTGGGAAAGGTGCCGATAACATTAAAAGCTTTTATAAAGAGCTCGCCGGAAATGTAGACATGTTTATCAACTTTATCGATAAGCAAAAAGCCTTTCATGAAGGTGTTTCTGGGACACTGGATGATACGAGTTTTGGCGGCGATACCTTTATAGAGGAACACTTTTTAGACAACGCAGTACATATGGGCATCAAGAATGCCAAAAGCATTGTAAAGGATCAAAAAAAGACACTCAAAACGATTTTTCAAGACATTGATGACCTCATTTCCCTAGAGGTATTTGATAGCCAAACCTTTGATGAAAAAATAGAAGATGCGGAAGATGAACGAAAAAAGACGGTCAAAGAACTAAGAGAGCTTGATCAAAATTTAAAAGATGAATATGCTTTGTCAGAGACGGAACAGCAAGCTACAATGGCATTGTACGCTGAAATGATGAATGCGACAAATGACGGAAAAGCGATTTCGCCTATGAATTTTGACAAGAAAGCGTATCAAAATAGCGAAATCTACAAGGCAAAGAGCGATATTGAGAAGCAAACTTCTGAATATCTGAAAATCAAAAAAGAACAGGAAGAAGCCCGCGAAATCGCAAAGGAACAAGAAGCACTCGCCAACCGCCCTTGGTATGAAAAAGCTCTCGATTATGGTGGAAACATCGTGAATGAACTGACCGGCGTGAACGATGCAAAACGTGCCGCAACAGGCGTTGATCCAATCACAGGTGAAGAGCTCACGGCAGGACAGCGAGTCGCGGCAGGCGGCATGGCAGCCGCAGGCTACATCCCAATCGTCGGCTGGGCAGGCCGCATTTTCAAAGGCGGAAAAGCTGTCTATAAAACGACCCAAGCCACCTCAGCCGCAGTCAAAGCGGTCGACATTTACAAGACATCGCAAAAATCCTTTGACGCCTTAAAAACATCGCAAAAAGGCTTATATGGACTCACTGCTACAAACGGCTTCAGCGAAGCAATTACAGGTAGAGACATGTTTGGGAATAAGATCTCGAAAGAACAACAGGAAGCGAGTATGAACGCAGCGCTGGGAATGCTTTTACCGTTTGGGGCGAAAGGGTTTCATGGGAAGATGGGGGTAAAACCTCAAAGTCCAGAAGGATTTAATCGAAAAAGGGCATTGCGGTATGCAAAAGATTTAGGTGGGATACCTAGATCGCAACAGCCTACTCGTCAATGGCAAGTAGGAGATAATGTTTTTAAGAAGGGGCAAGAACATAGTAATTATGAGTACAGTTCTAACCAAACTCACCATGGGCGATACTATGAATTTGATACCCCAAAAGGAAAAAGAGTTATAGTACAGCATACTAATGACGGAAAATTACACACTCATGCAGGGAAACCAAAAGAGGGTGCCAATCCATTTAATTATGATTTTAAAAAAGAGAGATATTCAAATATTTATGGACCAAATGGTGATCATCATATCTATTACAATGAATAG
- a CDS encoding RapH phosphatase inhibitor, with translation MSVKKMVVITSIILLGAGVYEASSLIKPASNRNTTMEESNRNTTFVPQKIDRNTTTIDRNTTPQNV, from the coding sequence ATGAGTGTTAAAAAAATGGTTGTTATAACCTCTATTATCCTTCTAGGTGCAGGTGTATATGAAGCATCTAGCTTAATTAAACCAGCATCAAATAGAAATACAACAATGGAGGAGTCGAATAGAAATACAACTTTTGTTCCACAAAAAATAGATCGAAACACGACTACGATAGACCGAAACACAACACCTCAAAACGTATAA